In Pongo abelii isolate AG06213 chromosome 5, NHGRI_mPonAbe1-v2.0_pri, whole genome shotgun sequence, a single genomic region encodes these proteins:
- the LOC100457448 gene encoding nucleolar protein 56-like, producing the protein MEDPSISFSKPKKKKSFSKEELMGSDLEETAGSTSLPKRKKSSPKEETVNDPEEAGPRSGFKKKRKFSKEELVSSGPEEAAGKSSSKKKKKFHKASQED; encoded by the coding sequence atggaagacccATCTATCTCTTTCTCCAAacccaagaaaaagaaatctttttccAAGGAGGAGTTGATGGGTAGCGATCTTGAAGAGACCGCTGGCAGCACCAGTCTTCCCAAGAGGAAGAAGTCTTCACCCAAAGAGGAAACAGTTAATGACCCCGAAGAGGCAGGCCCCAGAAGTGGCttcaagaaaaagaggaaattctcCAAAGAGGAGCTGGTCAGCAGTGGGCCTGAAGAGGCGGCTGGCAAGAGCAGctccaagaagaagaaaaagttccATAAAGCATCCCAGGAAGATTAG